A single region of the Cinclus cinclus chromosome 10, bCinCin1.1, whole genome shotgun sequence genome encodes:
- the IGF2BP2 gene encoding insulin-like growth factor 2 mRNA-binding protein 2 isoform X5, whose amino-acid sequence MTFPGDELPWLSVGKSRKIQIRNIPPHLQWEVLDGLLAQYGTVENVEQVNTDTETAVVNVTYATKEEAKVAIEKLSDHQFENYSFKISYIPDEEVSSPPPPQRSRRGGHSSRERGSSPGGSSQPKQLDFPLRMLVPTQFVGAIIGKEGLTIKNLTKQTQSKVDIHRKENAGAAEKPITIHATPEGCSEACRMILDIMQKEADETKSAEEIPLKILAHNSLVGRLIGKEGRNLKKIEQDTGTKITISPLQDLTIYNPERTITVKGSMEACSNAEVEIMKKLREAYESDVVAVNQQANLIPGLNLSALGIFSTGLSMLPSTPGARGAAAATPYHPFAQQSGRRRTGSSAYLSSLYGTPAAGAFPHQHPLPEQEVVNLFIPTQAVGAIIGKKGQHIKQLARFAGASIKIAPAEGPDASERMVIITGPPEAQFKAQGRIFGKLKEENFFNPKEEVKLEAHIKVPSFAAGRVIGKGGKTVNELQNLTSAEVIVPRDQTPDENEEVIVKIIGHFFASQTAQRKIREIVQQVKQQEHKHAQGAAASQHSK is encoded by the exons ATGACTTTCCCTGGGGATgagctgccctggctcagcGTGGGGAA GAGCAGGAAGATCCAGATCAGAAACATCCCCCCCCACCTACAGTGGGAG gtgcTGGATGGCCTCTTAGCTCAGTACGGCACGGTGGAGAATGTAGAGCAAG tgaacacagacacagaaactGCCGTGGTCAACGTGACCTACGCGACGAAGGAGGAGGCAAAAGT AGCAATAGAGAAGCTGAGCGACCACCAGTTTGAGAACTATTCCTTCAAGATTTCCTACATCCCGGATGAAGAGGTGAGCTCCCCTCCGCCCCCCCAGCGATCCCGCCGCGGGGGCCACTCTTCCAGGGAGCGGGGCTCCTCCCCGGGGGGCTCCTCACAGCCCAAACAGCTCGATTTCCCACTGCGGATGCTGGTGCCCACGCAGTTTGTTGGTGCGATCATAGGAAAGGAGGGCTTGACCATAAAGAACCTTACTAAGCAAACCCAGTCCAA GGTTGACATCCATCGGAAGGAGAACGCCGGCGCTGCAGAGAAGCCCATCACCATCCACGCCACGCCCGAGGGATGCTCGGAAGCGTGCCGCATGATCCTGGATATCATGCAGAAGGAGGCTGACGAAACGAAATC AGCAGAAGAGATTCCCTTGAAAATCCTGGCACACAACAGCCTGGTGGGGAGGTTGATTGGCAAGGAGGGCCGCAACCTCAAGAAGATTGAGCAGGACACGGGCACAAAGATCACCATCTCCCC GCTGCAGGATTTGACCATCTACAACCCCGAGCGCACCATCACGGTGAAGGGCAGCATGGAGGCCTGCTCCAACGCCGAGGTGGAGATCATGAAGAAGCTGCGCGAGGCCTACGAGAGTGACGTGGTGGCCGTCAAT caaCAGGCCAACCTGATCCCAGGACTGAACCTCAGTGCTTTGGGCATCTTCTCCACAGGGCTGTCCATGCTCCCGTCCACCCCAGGGGCCCgaggggctgcagctgccacccCGTACCACCCCTTTGCA CAGCAGAGCGGGCGGAGGAGGACG GGCTCCTCAGCCTATCTGTCGAGTCTGTACGGAACCCCCGCAGCCGGCGCCTTCCCTCATCAGCATCCC ctgccagagcaggaggTTGTGAACTTGTTCATCCCGACACAGGCAGTGGGGGCCATCATCGGGAAGAAGGGGCAGCACATCAAGCAGCTGGCACGGTTTGCTGGTGCCTCCATCAAG atTGCCCCGGCAGAAGGTCCCGATGCCAGCGAGCGCATGGTGATCATCACGGGGCCACCTGAGGCTCAGTTCAAG GCCCAGGGGCGAATATTTGGGaagctgaaagaggaaaacttCTTTAACCCAAAAGAAGAAGTGAAGCTCGAAGCCCACATCAAGGTGCCTTCCTTCGCTGCCGGCCGTGTCATCGGCAAAGGTGGCAAGACG GTGAATGAACTGCAGAACTTAACGAGTGCAGAAGTCATAGTGCCGCGAGACCAAACCCCAGACGAGAATGAGGAGGTCATCGTCAAAATCATTGGGCATTTCTTTGCCAGTCAG ACCGCCCAGCGCAAGATCAGGGAAATCGTGCAGCAGgtgaagcagcaggagcacaaaCACGCTCAGGGAGCCGCGGCCTCGCAGCACAGCAAGTGA